DNA sequence from the Pseudomonas tritici genome:
ACCCAGCGCCAGGGTGGTGCTGATCACGTAGCGCACCTGCGCGTGGCCGTTGGAGCTTTTGATGGTTTTCATCGTCACCAGCGGCGCCTCGCAGCGGCGGTGGCGCAGTTGCACAATGCTGCCCAGGTGCGCGGTAAAGCGCACCCATTTCTCGCCGTCGCGCTCAAAAGGCTCGATATCGGTAGCGTGCAGGCTGGAGGTACTGGCACCGGTGTCGATCTTCGCGCGCAGGCCTGCCACTCCCAGGTCGGGAAGTGCCACCCACTCACGCAGACCCACAACGGTCAAATGGTCAAATGTCTTCAATATGGGTAACCGATCGATTCGCCCAGGCCTGGGGTGAAACCTCAGCCAGGGCTTTGAATGCAGGCTTGGCGAACCAATAACCTTGCATCAGAAATATTCCGCAGTCGGAAAGGAAGTCACGCTCACCAG
Encoded proteins:
- a CDS encoding ATP-dependent zinc protease family protein, coding for MREWVALPDLGVAGLRAKIDTGASTSSLHATDIEPFERDGEKWVRFTAHLGSIVQLRHRRCEAPLVTMKTIKSSNGHAQVRYVISTTLALGDRVWRVEFTLACRKAMRYRLLLGSKALIDGQLVVSPGVKYVQDKPVFPVSTISAPGAA